GTCGCCGGTGCCATCGTCGGCGCCTTCGTCGGTGGTGTCGTGATCTGAGTCAGATCACGGTAGGTAGCTCTGCTTCCAACTGATAGTGGATGTGCCCGAGGTCGCTCCGAAATGCGCTGATCTACCCGGCCTGGAGCGGTCTCGGGAACTCCTCTCGGATGAGGTGTCATCACCGGTCAGGGGCTCTGTCGTTGGGGCGACGAGCACCGGTCGCTACACGACGGTCGGAACGGCAGCGGGCTGGAAAGAGAGTTCGGGTCGAGCACGTCTTGGGACTCGTCTTCGGCTCGGCCAGCGTTATCAGCACCGGCTTCTGCCACCGCTTCGACGCCGGCTCGCAACTCCCGCCAGAATCGAGCAGCGCGAAGCCGCCAGTGTTTCGAGCACAGTGCCGGATGAGCGTCTTCGGACCTGTGTTTCCTGGCAGTACCCGCGCTACCGAACCTTCTGGCTGCCAGCATCATTCGATACGCGCACCAGCCTGGTCACCCGCGCTGCGCTTCGCAGCGGACCTCACGCTCAGGGCGTCAAGATCATACAACTCGAGGTGGCGTGGGCGATCAGACGCCCGGCTTCGTCGGTGACCTGGGCCTGAGCGAGGGCGGTGCTGCGGCCGCGGTTGATCACGGTTCCCTCGCACCGGAGCAGGCCGGACGCCTCGGTCGCCGGACGCAGATATTTCACGCTGAGGTCCAGCGAGGTGTAGAACTGGCCCGGCTTCAGCGTGGTGTGTACCGCGCAGGCCGCGGCGGTGTCCAACAGGGTGGAAAGCACGCCGCCGTGTACGGTGCCGAGCGGGTTGTAGTGGAATTTCTGTGCCCGCATGGTGACTTCGATCCATC
The DNA window shown above is from Nocardia sp. NBC_01730 and carries:
- a CDS encoding PaaI family thioesterase; its protein translation is MTRTEADSAVQTRTYSWTDPTAGFAALAALAQSSGLEQIQAIVDGRIAPPPAVSMIDIQEMKAREGWIEVTMRAQKFHYNPLGTVHGGVLSTLLDTAAACAVHTTLKPGQFYTSLDLSVKYLRPATEASGLLRCEGTVINRGRSTALAQAQVTDEAGRLIAHATSSCMILTP